From a region of the Streptomyces tirandamycinicus genome:
- a CDS encoding TetR/AcrR family transcriptional regulator, producing MTRVRLNVAERRRELLRAAVEQIEARGVAAVRIADVASALGVSNALVLYHFSSKEKLVAAAFCYAAESDLGHLRRILGRRTSALRRLRAAVRWYAPTGQAKGWRLWIEGWAAALREPSLREVSRDLDRVWKAELTAVITEGAAAGEFHCADPTSAAWRLTATLDGLAVQMTSYAGSLSRAVMLEWAEEALARELGLDRAALTRQSA from the coding sequence GTGACGAGAGTCCGGTTGAACGTGGCGGAGCGGCGGCGGGAACTGCTGCGGGCCGCCGTGGAGCAGATCGAGGCCCGCGGGGTGGCCGCCGTCCGGATCGCCGATGTCGCGTCCGCTCTCGGCGTCAGCAACGCCCTGGTGCTGTACCACTTCTCGTCGAAGGAGAAGCTCGTCGCCGCCGCCTTCTGCTATGCGGCGGAGAGTGATCTGGGGCATCTGCGCAGGATCCTCGGCCGCAGGACCTCGGCGCTGCGGAGGCTGCGCGCCGCCGTGCGCTGGTATGCCCCGACCGGGCAGGCGAAGGGGTGGCGGCTGTGGATCGAGGGCTGGGCCGCGGCGTTGCGGGAGCCCTCCCTGCGCGAGGTGTCCCGCGATCTGGACCGGGTGTGGAAGGCGGAGCTCACGGCGGTCATCACGGAGGGTGCGGCAGCGGGCGAGTTCCACTGCGCGGACCCGACGTCGGCGGCCTGGCGCCTGACGGCGACGCTCGACGGCCTGGCCGTGCAGATGACGTCGTATGCGGGCTCGCTCAGCCGCGCGGTCATGCTGGAGTGGGCCGAGGAGGCGCTCGCCCGCGAACTGGGGCTCGACCGGGCGGCGTTGACGCGGCAGAGTGCTTAG
- a CDS encoding STM4015 family protein gives MTIGSHLQVLHGLPAFDFPGADAKAGELPDPASVAWRIAVEAYESEEAWEDAFARFTAAVDTTRVRALIVGAWSDVYESGPGEVVSALLAARDRLPELRALFVGDITGEECEISWINQGDVTPLLDGFPELEEFGVRGGMGLAFGAARHDRLRTLVIESGGLPAEVVRGVAACELPSLESLDLWLGTSGYGGDAELTDLGPFLAGTRLPGLRRLALRNSEIQDEIAAALAAAPVVARLDVLDLSMGTLGDQGAAALLEGQPLTHLKELDLHHHFIDAPMAERIRRALEPSGVTVNLDDVQESWDDDGDDGRFTAVAE, from the coding sequence ATGACCATCGGGAGCCATCTGCAGGTGCTGCACGGCCTGCCCGCGTTCGACTTCCCCGGCGCCGACGCGAAGGCCGGCGAGCTGCCGGACCCGGCCTCCGTCGCCTGGCGGATCGCCGTCGAGGCGTACGAGAGCGAGGAGGCGTGGGAGGACGCCTTCGCGCGCTTCACCGCCGCCGTGGACACCACGAGGGTCCGGGCGCTGATCGTGGGCGCCTGGAGTGATGTGTACGAGAGCGGTCCCGGCGAGGTCGTCTCCGCGCTGCTCGCCGCACGCGACCGGCTGCCGGAGCTGCGGGCGCTGTTCGTCGGCGACATCACCGGCGAGGAGTGCGAGATCTCCTGGATCAACCAGGGTGATGTCACGCCGCTGCTCGACGGCTTCCCGGAGCTCGAGGAGTTCGGGGTCCGGGGCGGCATGGGCCTGGCGTTCGGGGCGGCCCGGCACGATCGCCTGCGGACCCTGGTCATCGAGAGCGGCGGCCTGCCGGCCGAGGTGGTGCGGGGCGTCGCCGCCTGCGAGTTGCCCTCGCTGGAGAGCCTGGACCTCTGGCTCGGCACCTCCGGCTACGGCGGTGACGCCGAACTCACCGATCTGGGGCCGTTCCTCGCCGGCACCCGGCTCCCGGGGCTCCGCCGTCTGGCGCTGCGCAACAGCGAGATCCAGGATGAGATCGCCGCGGCCCTCGCGGCCGCTCCCGTGGTCGCCCGGCTGGACGTACTGGATCTGTCGATGGGCACCCTGGGCGACCAGGGTGCGGCGGCGCTGCTCGAGGGGCAGCCCCTGACCCACCTCAAGGAGCTCGATCTGCACCACCACTTCATCGACGCGCCGATGGCCGAGCGCATACGGCGCGCGCTGGAGCCCTCCGGAGTCACCGTCAATCTGGACGATGTGCAGGAGTCGTGGGACGACGACGGGGACGACGGCCGGTTCACCGCGGTGGCCGAGTGA
- a CDS encoding STM4014 family protein yields MRPAASRRFAVVGVPGNRRVAFFQRALRAAGLPEARVVPWLDVLRGRAGFAGGETVRIDSPGEDPEVDRLLRGVEDPARVEGTGRWYARFTDAVREVAESVRAAGGTLLDDPAEIAVLFDKRLCHERLATAGVAVPPSPTSGAGVPAVRGWDDVRAVLAEPGYRRAFVKLAHGSSASGVLAVEFAGGGRVRAATSVERAPDGRLFNSLRLRRYTAEPEIAAIVDALAPDGLHIERWLPKADQHGRAADLRVVVVAGRATHAVVRTSRSPLTNLHLGGVRGDLAEARAAVRAAGRSWRDDVLGPCERAARRFPGTLCVGVDLLPATGWRRFAVGEVNAFGDLLPGLTGLPGSGSEGLDTYAAQVAAAVRPHHEEPPCTQPLPAQPVRPA; encoded by the coding sequence GTGAGACCGGCGGCGTCCCGGCGCTTCGCCGTCGTCGGCGTCCCGGGGAACCGCCGGGTCGCCTTCTTCCAGCGTGCCCTGCGCGCGGCGGGGCTGCCCGAGGCGCGGGTGGTGCCGTGGCTGGACGTCCTGCGCGGCCGGGCCGGCTTCGCCGGCGGGGAGACCGTGCGGATCGACTCGCCCGGCGAGGACCCCGAGGTGGACCGGCTGCTGCGCGGAGTCGAGGACCCGGCCAGGGTCGAAGGCACCGGCCGCTGGTACGCCCGTTTCACGGACGCCGTACGGGAGGTGGCGGAATCCGTGCGGGCGGCGGGCGGCACCCTGCTCGACGACCCGGCGGAGATCGCCGTGCTGTTCGACAAGCGGCTGTGCCACGAGCGGCTCGCGACGGCCGGTGTGGCGGTGCCGCCGTCGCCCACCTCGGGCGCCGGAGTCCCCGCCGTTCGCGGCTGGGACGACGTGCGGGCCGTGCTCGCCGAACCGGGCTACCGCCGTGCGTTCGTGAAGCTCGCGCACGGTTCCTCGGCGTCCGGTGTGCTGGCCGTGGAGTTCGCCGGCGGCGGCCGCGTCAGGGCGGCGACATCGGTGGAACGGGCCCCGGACGGAAGGCTGTTCAACTCGCTCAGGCTGCGCCGCTACACCGCCGAGCCGGAGATCGCCGCCATCGTGGACGCCCTCGCGCCCGACGGTCTGCACATCGAGCGCTGGCTGCCGAAGGCCGACCAGCACGGACGGGCCGCCGACCTGCGGGTCGTGGTCGTCGCGGGCCGGGCCACGCACGCCGTGGTGCGGACGAGCCGGTCCCCGCTGACCAATCTCCATCTGGGCGGTGTCCGGGGGGACCTGGCCGAGGCGAGGGCCGCGGTGCGGGCCGCCGGCCGCAGCTGGCGCGACGACGTGCTCGGCCCGTGCGAGCGGGCCGCCCGCCGCTTCCCCGGAACCCTGTGCGTCGGCGTCGACCTGCTGCCGGCCACGGGCTGGCGCCGGTTCGCCGTCGGCGAGGTCAACGCCTTCGGCGACCTCCTACCGGGGCTCACGGGACTGCCGGGCAGCGGCAGCGAGGGACTCGACACCTATGCGGCGCAGGTCGCCGCCGCCGTACGACCGCACCATGAGGAACCACCATGCACCCAGCCCCTCCCGGCCCAACCGGTCCGGCCGGCATGA
- a CDS encoding STM4013/SEN3800 family hydrolase, translated as MREVVGTDDLLLVTLDTLRFDIAQELAAAGRIPHLARHLPGGRWERRHAPGSFTFASHQAIFAGFLPTPAAPGPHPRLFAARFAGSETTADGTFVYDTPDLVSGLAGAGYRTVCIGGVGFFNRQGPLGSVLPGLFQESHWEPEFGVASPTSFESQVARAEEVVAALPADQRLFLFVNVSALHQPNWFHLPGATREAGDSRETHAAALEYVDRHMGRLFAAAGSRRRCFAIVCSDHGTAYGDGGYTGHRLGHEVVWTVPYAQFFLPGPDETDGAR; from the coding sequence ATGCGGGAGGTCGTCGGCACGGACGACCTGCTGCTCGTCACCCTCGACACGCTGCGCTTCGACATCGCGCAGGAACTCGCGGCCGCCGGACGCATCCCGCATCTGGCACGCCATCTCCCGGGCGGACGCTGGGAGCGGCGGCACGCCCCGGGCAGTTTCACCTTTGCCTCGCACCAGGCGATCTTCGCGGGCTTCCTGCCGACGCCCGCCGCGCCCGGTCCTCACCCGAGGCTGTTCGCCGCGCGGTTCGCGGGCAGCGAGACGACCGCCGACGGCACGTTCGTGTACGACACGCCGGACCTGGTATCCGGGCTCGCCGGAGCCGGGTACCGGACGGTGTGCATCGGCGGTGTCGGCTTCTTCAACCGGCAGGGGCCGCTCGGCAGCGTGCTGCCGGGGCTGTTCCAGGAGAGCCACTGGGAGCCGGAGTTCGGGGTGGCCTCCCCGACTTCCTTCGAGTCGCAGGTCGCCAGGGCGGAGGAGGTCGTCGCCGCCCTCCCCGCCGACCAGCGCCTGTTCCTCTTCGTCAACGTCTCGGCCCTGCACCAGCCCAACTGGTTCCACCTGCCCGGGGCGACACGCGAAGCGGGCGACTCGCGCGAGACCCACGCCGCGGCGCTGGAGTACGTCGACCGGCACATGGGCCGGCTGTTCGCCGCGGCGGGCAGCCGCCGGCGCTGCTTCGCGATCGTCTGCTCCGACCACGGCACGGCGTACGGCGACGGCGGATACACCGGCCACCGCCTCGGACACGAGGTCGTGTGGACCGTGCCGTACGCGCAGTTCTTCCTGCCCGGGCCGGACGAGACGGACGGTGCCCGGTGA
- a CDS encoding DinB family protein, translated as MFTGERDGQAAVTRWTPATIHPDMWVDPDDDPRETAAETVDERGALLESLRYFRLTIEMKCAGLDAEHMARRSVPPSTMSLLGLVRHMAEDERHFRRMAGEDSPRIYRTAEDRDGDWNGAIADPAVVDEAWDRWRAERELTDRFIAGCADLGTRTGEAPLREILVAQIAEYARHCGHADLLRERIDGRVGQ; from the coding sequence ATGTTCACAGGTGAGCGCGACGGCCAAGCGGCGGTGACACGGTGGACCCCCGCCACGATCCACCCCGACATGTGGGTCGACCCGGACGACGACCCGCGAGAGACGGCAGCCGAGACGGTCGACGAACGCGGCGCGCTGCTGGAGAGTCTGCGGTACTTCCGCCTCACCATAGAGATGAAGTGCGCGGGTCTGGACGCCGAGCACATGGCCCGGCGCTCCGTGCCTCCGTCCACGATGTCCCTGCTCGGGCTGGTGCGTCATATGGCCGAGGACGAACGGCACTTCCGCCGGATGGCCGGAGAGGACTCCCCGAGGATCTACCGCACCGCGGAGGACCGGGACGGAGACTGGAACGGCGCGATCGCCGACCCGGCGGTCGTGGACGAGGCGTGGGACCGGTGGCGGGCCGAGAGGGAACTGACCGACCGCTTCATCGCCGGGTGCGCCGACCTCGGCACCCGTACCGGGGAGGCGCCCCTGCGCGAGATCCTGGTGGCGCAGATCGCCGAGTACGCACGGCACTGCGGCCACGCCGACCTTTTGCGCGAGCGGATCGACGGCCGAGTGGGGCAATGA
- a CDS encoding amidase — MRSADDIAVWRERGDPLVAGAGAGRLRGLRLAVKDIHAVAGYRIGAGNPARLAEAEPRPAHSWAVAALLDAGADVEGIAQTDEFAYSLNGTNAHYGTPPNPAAPGRVPGGSSSGPASAVALGEADVGLGSDTAGSIRVPASYCGLYGLRPTHGLVPVTGMLPLAPSFDTVAWLARDPGPLARVGDVLLPEAGAAEAVPPFRTALVADDLVALAEPEVRGSFAEAAADLAARTGLRIEHVPSVGGDPAALGAAFATAQGAEVWECDGAWVRAHPGALGPGIAARFARASEVTAERRAAAEEVVHHAGRAARSALPDDTVLLLPATGGPAPTTDETAERKAALRDAAFRLTCLASSAGLPCLVLPRIRVGGLPVGLAVVGGHATDRRLLELATHAQAPRRAL; from the coding sequence ATGCGGTCGGCGGACGACATTGCGGTGTGGCGCGAGCGCGGCGACCCCCTGGTGGCGGGGGCCGGTGCCGGGAGGTTGCGCGGGTTGCGCCTGGCGGTGAAGGACATCCACGCCGTCGCCGGGTACCGGATCGGTGCCGGAAATCCGGCCCGGCTGGCGGAGGCCGAGCCCCGGCCGGCGCACTCCTGGGCGGTGGCCGCCCTGCTGGACGCCGGAGCCGATGTGGAGGGCATCGCGCAGACGGACGAGTTCGCCTACAGCCTCAACGGGACCAACGCCCACTACGGCACACCGCCCAATCCGGCCGCGCCCGGCCGGGTGCCCGGCGGCTCCTCCAGTGGTCCGGCCTCGGCTGTCGCGCTCGGTGAGGCCGACGTGGGCCTCGGGAGCGACACGGCAGGCTCCATCAGGGTGCCCGCGTCCTACTGCGGTCTGTACGGACTGCGACCCACACACGGCCTCGTCCCCGTCACCGGAATGCTGCCGCTGGCACCGTCGTTCGACACCGTCGCCTGGCTGGCACGGGACCCCGGGCCGCTGGCGCGCGTCGGCGACGTCCTGCTGCCGGAGGCCGGGGCGGCCGAAGCCGTACCCCCGTTCCGCACGGCGCTGGTGGCGGACGATCTTGTCGCGCTCGCCGAGCCGGAGGTGCGCGGCTCGTTCGCCGAGGCGGCCGCGGACCTGGCGGCGCGGACCGGGCTTCGCATCGAGCACGTGCCCTCAGTGGGCGGCGATCCCGCTGCACTCGGGGCGGCGTTCGCGACCGCCCAGGGCGCCGAGGTGTGGGAGTGCGACGGCGCCTGGGTACGCGCCCATCCCGGTGCGCTCGGCCCCGGCATCGCCGCCCGCTTCGCCCGCGCCTCGGAGGTCACCGCGGAGCGCCGGGCGGCCGCCGAGGAGGTCGTACACCACGCGGGCCGGGCGGCGCGTTCGGCCCTGCCGGACGACACCGTGCTCCTGCTACCCGCCACGGGCGGCCCGGCACCGACGACCGACGAGACCGCCGAGCGGAAGGCAGCACTCCGTGATGCCGCGTTCCGCCTTACCTGCCTGGCGAGCAGCGCCGGTCTGCCCTGTCTGGTGCTGCCCCGGATCAGGGTGGGCGGACTTCCCGTAGGACTGGCCGTCGTCGGGGGGCACGCGACCGACCGGCGCCTGCTGGAGCTCGCGACGCATGCGCAGGCACCGCGGAGAGCGCTCTGA
- a CDS encoding DUF6745 domain-containing protein, whose amino-acid sequence MQYIDTWRAVAAATGPADRAAAEEGVGLAYRTAGLTEPERFVWVGSPKAAVTAVRSLRDAGRSVRDEVRTVPWAEERRRVHDALGPTGWAELWGRSGALLWDTTRALAERIRTGVADALAEEAARTGADPDAADAERKSARMVLLDAVLGQHDAAWLAAFDGRSDRLAGLARVARHAGWWWPFEKAVVICERPVELHRDEAGRLDRGDGPALAFPDGFALHAWRGMPVPAEFLSGLASLTPERIRTEENAELRRVMLEFYGYDRYLAESGARPVHRDGTGVLWRIPLADDEDVTMVEVVNSTPEPDGTHKTYWLRVPPETRTAREGVAWTFGLDAEAYAPVRQT is encoded by the coding sequence ATGCAGTACATCGACACATGGCGGGCAGTGGCCGCGGCGACGGGCCCGGCAGACCGGGCGGCCGCGGAGGAGGGCGTCGGGCTCGCCTACCGCACGGCCGGGCTCACGGAACCCGAGCGCTTCGTATGGGTGGGATCGCCCAAGGCCGCGGTGACGGCGGTGCGGTCGCTCCGGGACGCGGGCCGCTCGGTGCGGGACGAGGTGAGGACCGTGCCCTGGGCCGAGGAGCGCCGCCGTGTGCACGACGCCCTCGGCCCCACGGGCTGGGCGGAGCTGTGGGGGAGGAGCGGCGCGCTGCTGTGGGATACCACGCGTGCGCTCGCGGAACGGATACGTACCGGAGTGGCCGACGCCCTGGCGGAGGAAGCCGCCCGCACCGGAGCCGACCCCGACGCCGCGGACGCCGAACGGAAGTCGGCGCGGATGGTCCTGCTGGACGCGGTCCTGGGCCAGCACGACGCCGCCTGGCTCGCCGCCTTCGACGGCCGCAGCGACCGGCTCGCCGGCCTCGCCCGGGTGGCCCGGCACGCCGGCTGGTGGTGGCCCTTCGAGAAGGCGGTGGTGATCTGCGAGCGGCCCGTGGAGCTGCACCGCGACGAGGCAGGCCGGCTCGACCGCGGCGACGGCCCGGCGCTCGCGTTCCCGGACGGCTTCGCGCTCCACGCCTGGCGGGGCATGCCCGTCCCGGCCGAGTTCCTGTCCGGACTGGCCTCACTCACCCCTGAGCGCATACGCACCGAGGAGAACGCCGAACTGCGCCGGGTGATGCTGGAGTTCTACGGCTACGACCGCTATCTGGCCGAGTCGGGCGCCCGGCCCGTGCATCGCGACGGGACCGGCGTCCTGTGGCGCATCCCGCTCGCCGACGACGAGGACGTCACGATGGTGGAAGTGGTCAACTCCACGCCGGAGCCGGACGGTACGCACAAGACGTACTGGCTGCGGGTTCCGCCGGAGACCCGGACCGCGAGGGAGGGCGTCGCATGGACGTTCGGGCTGGACGCCGAGGCGTACGCCCCGGTGCGTCAGACCTGA
- a CDS encoding carbohydrate kinase family protein — MVGGSGVDTVVRVESLPVPQADSVGVPPIREWVGHTGGNVALGCRALGLGVTFLDFIGDDPPGGRVRERLADGGVDFEHLVSPAGTRRAVNLVDGTGRRMSFYDARDPGDLRMPRDFYLPHLRRARHVHLSIVNFARFLYDDVVDLGVPVSTDLHDWDGVEDHHRDFALRSDVVFLSAAGAGERIAPVMREILREGRAEVVVATAGAGGSYLMTRDGGRTPRPIPATVPPAPVVDSNGAGDAYVSGFLYGRLAGRRVEDCARLGAVAGAYACTGHGSSALIGPEALASAQV, encoded by the coding sequence GTGGTCGGCGGCAGTGGGGTCGACACGGTCGTGCGGGTCGAGTCGCTGCCGGTGCCGCAGGCGGACTCGGTCGGGGTACCGCCGATCCGTGAGTGGGTGGGCCACACCGGCGGCAATGTGGCACTCGGGTGCCGGGCGCTCGGGCTGGGTGTGACCTTCCTGGACTTCATCGGGGACGACCCGCCGGGCGGCCGGGTGCGGGAGCGGCTGGCGGACGGCGGCGTGGACTTCGAGCATCTGGTGTCCCCCGCCGGAACCAGGCGTGCGGTGAACCTGGTCGACGGCACGGGGCGCAGGATGTCGTTCTACGACGCCCGCGACCCGGGCGATCTGCGGATGCCGCGCGACTTCTACCTCCCCCATCTGCGGCGGGCCCGCCACGTCCATCTGTCGATCGTGAACTTCGCCCGGTTCCTGTACGACGACGTCGTGGACCTCGGGGTGCCGGTGTCGACCGATCTCCACGACTGGGACGGAGTGGAGGACCACCACCGGGACTTCGCGCTGCGCTCCGACGTGGTGTTCCTGAGCGCGGCCGGTGCCGGGGAGCGGATCGCGCCGGTGATGCGGGAGATCCTGCGTGAGGGCCGCGCCGAGGTGGTCGTCGCCACGGCCGGGGCCGGCGGCTCGTATCTGATGACCCGCGACGGCGGGCGCACACCCCGCCCGATACCGGCGACCGTGCCGCCCGCTCCGGTGGTGGACTCCAACGGCGCGGGCGACGCGTACGTCTCGGGCTTCCTCTACGGCCGGCTGGCGGGCCGCCGGGTGGAGGACTGCGCACGGCTGGGCGCGGTCGCCGGAGCCTACGCCTGTACGGGGCACGGCAGTTCGGCGCTGATCGGCCCCGAAGCGCTTGCTTCCGCTCAGGTCTGA